GTTTGTTTTTTTGGTGATGGTGCCAATAATCATGGGACATTCCATGAAGGTATAAATCTGGCGGCAATTTGGAAGCTACCCGTAATATTCATCGCAGAAAATAATGGGTATGGGGAGGCCACGCCATTCAATTATGCTTCAAGCTGTAAAACGATAGCCGATCGGGCGATTAGCTACAATATCCCGGGTGTCCGAGTGGATGGGAAAGATGTATTGGCTGTGTATAAGGCTGCCGAAGAAGCCGTTCAGAGGGCTCGCAGGGGAGAAGGTCCATCATTGATCGAATGCGTTACTTATCGTAATTATGGACACTTCGAGGGAGATGCACAGAAATATAAAAAAGAACAAGACAAAAAGGAGCATAAACAAGAGAAAGATGCGATTGCCCTGTTTAGGAATTACTTACTCAAACAGAATCTGCTGGCGGAAAAAGAACTGATTTCTCTTGAAATTGCCGTTGAGGAATCTATTAAACAAGCAGTCAAGTTCAGTGAAGATAGCCCATATCCAGAGGCTTCCGATTTATTAAAAGATGTTTATGTATCCTATTAAATGATAAAAGGAGGAATTAAAATGAGTAGAAAAATCAGTATGTCACAGGCAATAAATGAAGCAATGGCCATGGCAATGAGAAAAGATGAAAATGTCATCCTTATGGGAGAAGATGTAGCCGGAGGCGCAGAGGTTGATCATTTGCAGGATGACGAAGCATGGGGTGGTGTTTTAGGTGTCACAAAAGGATTGGTTCAAGAGTTTGGCCGTGATAGAATCCTTGATACTCCCATTGCGGAAGCCGGTTATATGGGTGCGGCCATGGCAGCTGCTTCGACAGGCTTACGACCGATTGCCGAGCTAATGTTCAACGATTTCATTGGGAGCTGTTTGGATGAAGTATTGAATCAAGGTGCGAAGTTCCGCTATATGTTTGGAGGAAAAGCACAGGTTCCCGTGACAATCCGTACGATGCATGGTGCAGGGTTCAGGGCTGCAGCACAGCATTCACAAAGCCTTTATGCCTTGTTCACTAGCATTCCTGGATTGAAGGTCGTTGTTCCCTCATCCCCCTATGACGCAAAAGGGCTCTTACTTTCAGCCATAGAAGATAATGATCCCGTCATCTTTTTTGAAGATAAAACGTTATACAACATGGTCGGAGAGGTTCCGGAAGGCTACTATACAATCCCATTCGGCAAAGCTGAAATTAAAAGGAAAGGCTCGGACTTGACGGTCGTTGCCATCGGTAAACAAGTTCACACCGCGATGGAGGCTGCTGAAAAACTTACTGCTAAAGGCATTGAAGTCGAGATTGTCGACCCTAGGAGCTTGTCACCACTGGAT
This sequence is a window from Brevibacillus sp. JNUCC-41. Protein-coding genes within it:
- a CDS encoding thiamine pyrophosphate-dependent dehydrogenase E1 component subunit alpha, yielding METVQSNEIKLSQDRAYWMYKKMLEIRKFEDQVHESFAKGILPGFVHLYAGEEAVAVGVCAHLSEKDSITSTHRGHGHCIAKECDLNGMMAEIYGKVTGLCKGKGGSMHIADLDKGMLGANGIVGGGFPLACGAALTAKYKKTDHVSVCFFGDGANNHGTFHEGINLAAIWKLPVIFIAENNGYGEATPFNYASSCKTIADRAISYNIPGVRVDGKDVLAVYKAAEEAVQRARRGEGPSLIECVTYRNYGHFEGDAQKYKKEQDKKEHKQEKDAIALFRNYLLKQNLLAEKELISLEIAVEESIKQAVKFSEDSPYPEASDLLKDVYVSY
- a CDS encoding alpha-ketoacid dehydrogenase subunit beta, which encodes MSRKISMSQAINEAMAMAMRKDENVILMGEDVAGGAEVDHLQDDEAWGGVLGVTKGLVQEFGRDRILDTPIAEAGYMGAAMAAASTGLRPIAELMFNDFIGSCLDEVLNQGAKFRYMFGGKAQVPVTIRTMHGAGFRAAAQHSQSLYALFTSIPGLKVVVPSSPYDAKGLLLSAIEDNDPVIFFEDKTLYNMVGEVPEGYYTIPFGKAEIKRKGSDLTVVAIGKQVHTAMEAAEKLTAKGIEVEIVDPRSLSPLDEESILNSVAKTNRLIVIDEANPRCSVATDIAALVADKGFDTLDAPIKRITAPHTPVPFSPPLEDIYLPTSEKVIQVVSELLGEPSILRV